A section of the Flavobacterium sp. CG_23.5 genome encodes:
- a CDS encoding porin family protein: MRLFLSCFLFLSISNVFSQEKTAVESDSKVKIDSLYREDQFYFGFTYNTLTNKPADLSQSKLSTGFSGGFVRDMPINKNRTVAIASGIGFAYNNYNQNLAIYKSDQAPTYSIIDSETSYNKNKFSQILVEVPLEFRWRTSTYESHKFWRIYGGLKFSYVIHDRSIFQDAQGKIIVTSNKDFNKLLYGAYIATGYNTINVYAYYGLNSLFKSAKIDGEPIVLKSLNIGLIFYIL, encoded by the coding sequence ATGCGATTATTTCTAAGTTGTTTTCTTTTTCTTTCCATTTCCAATGTTTTTTCACAAGAAAAGACCGCTGTTGAGAGTGATTCAAAAGTAAAAATCGATTCATTATATAGAGAAGATCAATTTTATTTTGGATTTACATATAATACGTTAACAAATAAACCTGCTGATTTGTCTCAAAGCAAATTGTCAACTGGATTTTCAGGGGGCTTCGTAAGAGACATGCCTATAAACAAAAATAGAACGGTTGCAATAGCTTCTGGAATTGGTTTTGCGTATAACAATTACAATCAAAATCTAGCCATTTATAAATCAGATCAGGCGCCAACCTATTCGATTATTGATTCCGAAACAAGTTACAATAAAAATAAATTTTCCCAGATTTTAGTGGAGGTACCTCTAGAGTTTAGATGGCGGACTTCGACTTATGAAAGCCATAAGTTTTGGAGAATTTATGGAGGGTTGAAATTCAGTTATGTGATTCATGACCGATCTATTTTTCAAGATGCGCAAGGTAAAATCATAGTTACAAGCAATAAGGATTTCAATAAACTTCTTTATGGGGCGTATATTGCGACGGGTTATAATACTATTAATGTGTATGCTTATTATGGTTTAAATTCCTTATTTAAATCGGCGAAAATAGACGGGGAACCGATTGTTTTGAAGTCATTGAATATTGGACTTATTTTCTATATTCTATAA
- a CDS encoding 1-phosphofructokinase family hexose kinase, translating into MKPFDIVTITVNPALDKSTHFKGLVAEQKIRCEEPLYDAGGGGINVSKAISRLGGTSLAVFTSGGPMGTMLKELVNKESIEYKAIEIQDWTRESFVAVDDNTNSQYRFSFPGPTITAAEKGKIIQTIQELKPKFLVVSGGLNKDLSVDFYQKIAETAKESDVKVIVDTSGEALKKVLEVGVYLIKPNVGELAKLIGVERLELEEVNAAAKQIISNGGAEIVVVSLGPQGAVLVTKDSYEFVPAPHVAKKSTVGAGDSMVGGMVWALSQNKSLKEVIRWGVACGSAATMNEGTQLFKREDAQRLFDWLKNK; encoded by the coding sequence ATGAAACCATTTGATATAGTTACCATAACGGTTAATCCGGCTTTGGACAAAAGCACTCATTTTAAAGGTCTGGTAGCCGAGCAGAAAATTCGATGCGAAGAACCACTATACGATGCCGGTGGCGGAGGAATCAATGTGTCAAAAGCAATTTCTCGATTAGGAGGGACTTCCTTGGCTGTATTTACTTCTGGTGGACCAATGGGCACAATGCTGAAAGAGCTGGTAAATAAAGAATCAATAGAATATAAAGCTATAGAAATTCAGGATTGGACAAGAGAAAGTTTCGTTGCTGTTGATGACAATACCAATTCTCAGTATCGTTTTAGTTTTCCGGGACCAACAATTACCGCTGCTGAAAAAGGCAAAATAATTCAAACTATTCAAGAACTAAAACCTAAATTTTTGGTTGTAAGCGGGGGTTTGAACAAAGATTTATCGGTTGATTTTTATCAAAAAATTGCAGAGACAGCAAAAGAATCTGATGTAAAAGTGATTGTGGATACTTCTGGAGAAGCCTTAAAAAAGGTTTTGGAAGTGGGTGTTTACTTAATCAAACCCAATGTGGGCGAACTGGCAAAACTCATTGGTGTAGAAAGATTGGAACTGGAAGAAGTAAATGCCGCAGCCAAGCAAATTATCTCAAATGGCGGAGCCGAAATTGTGGTGGTTTCGCTCGGTCCACAGGGAGCGGTTTTAGTCACAAAAGACTCTTACGAATTTGTCCCTGCTCCTCATGTAGCCAAAAAAAGTACCGTTGGTGCGGGTGACAGTATGGTGGGAGGAATGGTTTGGGCGCTATCGCAGAATAAAAGTCTGAAAGAAGTAATCCGTTGGGGAGTGGCATGTGGATCAGCGGCTACGATGAATGAAGGAACCCAATTGTTTAAACGAGAAGATGCACAACGATTGTTTGATTGGTTGAAAAATAAATAA
- the thiL gene encoding thiamine-phosphate kinase produces MIEDKTPQRTSIAQLGEFGLIDHLTKNFEINQPSTIKGIGDDAAVLDFKDKKVVVSTDLLIEGVHFDLAYMPLKHLGYKAVVVNISDICAMNAKATQITVSVAVSNRFPLEALDELFAGITHAANEYKVDVIGGDTTSSQKGLIISITAIGEANEEEIIYRNGAKQTDLLVVTGDLGAAYMGLQVLEREKQVFQVNPNSQPDLDAYTYLIERQLKPEARKDVRTLLHALEIKPTSMIDISDGLSSEIMHLCKQSKVGCNLYEDKLPIDPQFINVCEEFNIDSTTVAINGGEDYELLFTIAMEDFEKIKGNPNFTIIGHMTQESEGIHLVTRANTRIALKARGWDAIREE; encoded by the coding sequence ATGATCGAAGATAAAACCCCACAACGCACGAGTATCGCACAATTAGGAGAATTTGGATTGATAGACCATTTGACAAAAAACTTTGAAATCAACCAGCCTTCCACTATAAAAGGAATTGGTGATGATGCTGCTGTTTTGGATTTTAAAGACAAGAAAGTAGTAGTCTCTACCGATTTATTGATTGAAGGCGTACATTTTGATTTGGCTTATATGCCGTTAAAACATTTAGGGTATAAAGCAGTCGTTGTAAATATCTCTGATATTTGTGCGATGAATGCTAAAGCGACACAAATTACGGTTTCAGTGGCCGTTTCTAATCGTTTTCCATTAGAAGCTTTAGACGAATTATTTGCAGGAATTACGCATGCTGCCAATGAATATAAAGTAGACGTTATTGGTGGTGATACTACCTCATCACAAAAAGGATTAATCATCAGTATTACCGCTATTGGCGAGGCTAATGAAGAAGAAATCATTTATAGAAATGGTGCAAAACAAACTGATTTATTAGTCGTAACAGGTGATCTTGGTGCTGCGTATATGGGTTTACAGGTTTTGGAACGCGAGAAACAAGTATTTCAGGTGAATCCAAATTCACAGCCTGATTTAGACGCTTACACCTATCTTATAGAACGACAATTAAAACCCGAAGCACGAAAAGATGTACGTACTCTGTTACATGCCTTAGAAATAAAACCAACTTCAATGATTGACATTTCGGACGGATTATCATCTGAAATTATGCATTTGTGCAAACAGTCAAAAGTGGGTTGTAATTTATATGAAGATAAATTGCCAATCGATCCGCAGTTTATAAACGTATGCGAAGAATTCAATATTGATAGCACAACGGTAGCAATAAACGGTGGTGAAGATTATGAATTACTTTTCACTATTGCCATGGAAGATTTTGAAAAAATAAAAGGAAATCCAAATTTTACCATTATTGGTCACATGACACAAGAAAGTGAAGGAATTCATTTAGTGACTAGAGCTAATACTCGAATTGCTTTAAAAGCACGCGGATGGGATGCTATCCGAGAAGAATAA
- a CDS encoding response regulator, whose translation MIKNNILIVDDHPFIIEGYKNAITRYNPKEFEFFISQAKDCESAYNIVTNPDSTIFDIAFLDISMPPYEEKGIYNGEDLAKLISEYMPSCKIILLTMYTELLKIKTIIKTINPSGLVIKNDLTFDELLFAFDKVIKGKTYYSESVVKMLNLSEEDTIEIDQFDKQILFHLSKGTKMNDIPQYIPISLGAIERRKINLKELLKVEEGSDIELVREAKSRGLLF comes from the coding sequence ATGATTAAAAATAATATACTGATTGTTGATGATCATCCTTTTATTATTGAAGGGTATAAAAATGCGATTACAAGATATAATCCAAAAGAATTTGAATTTTTTATTAGTCAGGCCAAAGATTGTGAATCGGCATATAATATTGTTACAAACCCAGATTCAACAATTTTTGACATTGCTTTTTTAGATATAAGTATGCCGCCGTACGAAGAAAAAGGGATTTATAACGGAGAGGATTTAGCTAAATTGATTTCTGAATACATGCCCAGTTGCAAAATTATTTTGCTTACGATGTATACTGAATTGTTGAAAATTAAAACCATTATCAAAACCATCAACCCAAGTGGTTTGGTAATAAAAAATGATTTGACATTTGACGAATTACTTTTTGCTTTTGATAAAGTTATAAAAGGCAAAACCTATTATAGCGAATCAGTTGTAAAAATGCTGAACTTGTCTGAAGAAGATACTATCGAAATTGACCAATTTGACAAACAAATTTTGTTTCATTTATCAAAAGGAACCAAGATGAATGATATTCCGCAATATATCCCAATATCTTTAGGTGCAATTGAAAGAAGAAAAATAAACTTAAAAGAATTGTTAAAAGTAGAAGAAGGTAGCGACATTGAATTAGTTCGAGAAGCTAAAAGCAGAGGGTTACTTTTTTAA
- a CDS encoding tetratricopeptide repeat-containing sensor histidine kinase, with the protein MKNKYYIPLLLLFLLFLFFACFKKNEGSILVISSKDSLSTYFSLANDFSLPREKRQVFTHKAFDIVVDQENDSLNRVNMFKVANRYYNINDWKDFNKTVHLVLDKSENAKDTINIIKAYTYLGDYYVSQSVSDSAFLFYYKAEKMYVKLGDNFNVGKTLINKATLQYMAGDFLGSEKAVFIVLRIIKNEKQANNILYDAYNLLGIIYGELGEYENAIAYHNKALAISDDEIIPKEFQSRATSYNNIGFLYLNFHKYLLAKNYFKKGLEQNNLAIEKPTIYAMLLDNLAYSKFKLKETEGLPQLFYQSLKLRDSLKLTSGIFINKIHLSEYFASKSDTVKAIKYSKQALLLARNTSVSRDVLVALNQLAIIEPKKEAIYSKEYIRINEELQKAERKMGDKFSRIEYETDVIKDENTDLAAKNRNLLFGFSAFALVGLFLYIIKAQKTKNRELVFKQEQQKVNEEIYNLMISQQNTIETNRVKEKKRVAQELHDGVLGRMFGIRMNLDSLNKIDDETAIQRRNNYLSELKNIEQDIREISHDLNREKSELINNFVAIVDNLLEDQKKTFKPKLIAVIDRKIKWELLSNSSKINLYRIIQESLQNINKYAEANTIKVELKKMDGDLFLTISDDGKGFDINKMKKGIGLQNIQSRTIECNGTVDIQSKKGNGTIITIAVPFENTQILT; encoded by the coding sequence TTGAAAAATAAATACTACATACCTCTATTATTATTGTTTCTGTTGTTTCTTTTTTTTGCATGTTTCAAAAAAAATGAAGGGAGCATTCTTGTTATTTCATCTAAAGATAGCCTTTCAACCTATTTTTCATTGGCAAATGATTTCAGTTTACCTCGCGAAAAAAGGCAAGTATTTACTCATAAAGCGTTTGATATAGTTGTAGATCAGGAAAATGATTCACTCAACCGAGTAAATATGTTTAAAGTTGCCAATCGGTATTATAACATAAACGATTGGAAAGACTTTAATAAAACAGTTCACCTTGTTTTAGACAAGTCAGAAAATGCTAAGGATACTATAAATATAATAAAAGCCTATACCTATTTGGGAGATTATTATGTATCTCAATCGGTTTCAGACAGTGCTTTCTTGTTTTATTATAAAGCGGAAAAGATGTATGTTAAATTGGGAGATAATTTTAATGTAGGTAAAACACTGATTAATAAAGCTACCCTACAGTATATGGCGGGGGATTTTTTAGGGAGTGAAAAAGCGGTTTTCATCGTATTGCGAATAATTAAAAATGAGAAGCAAGCCAATAATATTTTATACGATGCGTATAATCTTCTGGGGATAATATACGGTGAGCTTGGGGAATATGAAAACGCGATTGCGTATCATAATAAAGCATTAGCTATTAGTGATGATGAAATAATACCTAAGGAATTCCAGTCTAGAGCCACTTCTTATAATAATATCGGATTTCTTTATCTCAATTTTCACAAGTACTTGCTCGCAAAAAATTATTTTAAAAAAGGATTGGAACAAAACAACCTAGCTATTGAAAAACCAACCATTTATGCGATGTTGTTGGATAATTTGGCCTATTCTAAATTTAAATTAAAAGAAACTGAAGGCTTGCCGCAACTATTTTACCAGTCGTTGAAACTGAGAGATAGTTTAAAATTAACTTCTGGAATATTTATCAATAAAATCCATTTATCAGAATATTTTGCTTCAAAAAGCGATACTGTCAAGGCGATTAAATATTCTAAACAAGCACTTCTCCTAGCTAGAAATACTAGTGTTTCTAGAGATGTTTTGGTTGCATTGAATCAATTGGCAATTATTGAACCCAAAAAGGAAGCGATTTATAGTAAAGAATATATTCGTATCAATGAAGAGTTGCAAAAGGCAGAACGAAAAATGGGAGATAAATTCTCTAGGATCGAGTATGAGACAGATGTAATAAAAGATGAAAATACAGACTTGGCGGCTAAAAACCGGAATTTGTTATTTGGTTTTAGTGCATTTGCATTAGTGGGGCTGTTTTTATACATAATCAAGGCTCAAAAAACTAAAAACAGAGAATTGGTATTCAAACAAGAACAGCAAAAGGTGAATGAGGAAATCTATAATCTGATGATTTCGCAGCAAAACACCATAGAAACCAATAGAGTTAAAGAGAAGAAACGTGTTGCCCAGGAGTTGCATGATGGCGTGTTGGGACGAATGTTTGGCATTAGGATGAACTTAGATAGTTTAAATAAAATTGATGATGAAACTGCAATTCAAAGAAGAAATAATTATCTGTCGGAATTAAAAAATATAGAACAGGATATTCGTGAAATTTCGCATGATTTGAATAGAGAGAAATCGGAATTAATTAATAACTTCGTTGCGATTGTAGATAATTTACTTGAAGATCAAAAAAAGACATTCAAACCCAAATTGATAGCGGTCATTGATCGGAAAATAAAATGGGAGTTATTGAGCAATTCCAGTAAAATAAATTTATATCGAATTATTCAAGAATCACTTCAAAATATCAACAAGTATGCTGAAGCAAATACCATTAAAGTGGAACTCAAAAAAATGGATGGCGATTTATTTTTAACCATAAGTGATGATGGAAAGGGATTCGATATAAATAAAATGAAAAAAGGAATTGGATTGCAAAACATACAATCTCGTACCATAGAATGCAATGGAACGGTTGATATACAATCAAAAAAAGGAAACGGAACAATTATTACGATTGCAGTTCCATTTGAAAACACACAAATACTTACATAG
- a CDS encoding LytR/AlgR family response regulator transcription factor, which yields MNYSYIIIDDNQESVLNTKAVADGFSELIFVAEANNYTAGLNLILEHQPDLIFLEIDSAKKESNLSLNLINELHRYLQVIPKIIITTSKKDLAFEAIQYGVTDYLLKPLMKIDFIKLILKLNKSEIQSQTTTEQSIILDEIPTNLPQQKPTSEEKPLILCVKSYGDYRYIDAKDICYLQADNNSTDIHLNNGEMITAFKTLKHFEGILSAPFIRIHNSYIVNRNYISRIHTGNTVCYIKNTTVKLPFSKSYKSNIDLIISEFNNGNYLEI from the coding sequence ATGAATTATTCGTACATTATTATTGACGATAATCAAGAAAGTGTTTTGAATACGAAAGCCGTTGCTGATGGCTTTTCGGAGCTTATCTTTGTGGCAGAAGCAAATAATTATACAGCTGGACTTAATCTTATATTAGAACATCAGCCGGATTTAATTTTTCTCGAAATTGACTCAGCCAAAAAAGAGAGCAATTTATCGCTAAATCTTATCAATGAATTACATAGGTATTTACAAGTAATTCCAAAAATCATTATTACGACTAGTAAGAAAGATTTAGCTTTCGAAGCAATACAATATGGAGTAACAGATTATCTGCTAAAGCCATTGATGAAAATCGACTTTATAAAATTGATTCTGAAATTGAATAAATCTGAGATTCAATCTCAAACAACAACAGAGCAATCAATTATACTAGATGAAATACCTACTAATTTACCACAGCAGAAACCTACAAGTGAGGAAAAGCCATTAATCCTATGTGTGAAATCCTACGGTGATTATAGATATATTGATGCCAAAGATATTTGTTATCTTCAAGCAGATAATAATTCAACTGACATTCATCTGAATAATGGTGAAATGATTACGGCTTTCAAAACATTGAAACATTTTGAAGGGATTCTGTCCGCTCCTTTTATTAGAATCCATAACAGTTATATCGTAAACCGAAATTACATTTCCAGAATCCATACCGGCAATACAGTATGTTATATTAAAAACACGACAGTTAAACTTCCTTTTTCTAAATCCTATAAGTCTAATATTGATCTTATTATCTCCGAATTCAATAATGGAAATTATCTTGAAATTTAA
- a CDS encoding glycine--tRNA ligase — MAKQEDLFKNVISHAKEYGFIFPSSEIYDGLSAVYDYAQNGVELKKNIREYWWKAMVQMNDNIVGLDASILMHPTTWKASGHVDAFNDPLIDNKDSKKRYRADVLIEDYAEKLNQKAIKEIEKARTRFGDAFNEQEFVTTNARVVEYKAKEREILERMARSLGNEDLEDVKALIEELEIADPETGSRNWTEVRQFNLMFGTKLGASADSAMDLYLRPETAQGIFVNFLNVQKSGRMKVPFGIAQTGKAFRNEIVARQFIFRMREFEQMEMQFFVRPGDEMKWYEHWKAARLNWHLSLGLGKENYRFHDHEKLAHYANAAADIEFNFPFGFKELEGIHSRTDFDLKAHEQFSGRKLQYFDGELNQNYVPYVVETSVGLDRMFLAVFATSLKEETLEDGSTRTVLKLPSVLAPTKAAILPLVKKDGLPEIAHKIVDDLRWDFNVAYDEKDAVGRRYRRQDALGTPFCITVDHQTIEDQTVTIRHRDTMKQDRVKIADLKSIIENEVSMKNWLMKM, encoded by the coding sequence ATGGCAAAACAAGAAGATTTATTTAAGAATGTAATTTCGCATGCAAAAGAGTACGGATTTATTTTTCCGTCTAGCGAAATATACGATGGTTTAAGTGCAGTGTATGATTATGCACAAAACGGAGTGGAATTAAAAAAGAACATTCGCGAATATTGGTGGAAGGCGATGGTTCAAATGAACGATAATATCGTAGGACTTGACGCGTCAATATTGATGCACCCAACGACTTGGAAAGCATCAGGCCACGTAGATGCATTCAACGATCCATTGATTGACAACAAAGATTCAAAAAAAAGATATAGAGCCGATGTTTTGATTGAAGATTATGCCGAAAAGCTAAATCAAAAAGCAATCAAAGAAATAGAAAAAGCAAGAACTCGTTTTGGTGATGCGTTCAACGAACAGGAATTTGTAACTACAAATGCCAGAGTTGTTGAGTATAAAGCTAAAGAAAGAGAAATTCTAGAAAGAATGGCTCGTTCGCTTGGTAACGAAGATCTTGAAGATGTAAAAGCATTAATCGAAGAACTGGAAATTGCCGACCCAGAAACCGGTTCTAGAAACTGGACCGAAGTGCGTCAATTTAACTTGATGTTTGGTACAAAATTAGGAGCGTCAGCAGATTCAGCAATGGATTTATATTTACGACCAGAAACTGCTCAAGGTATTTTTGTGAATTTCTTAAATGTACAAAAATCAGGTCGAATGAAAGTTCCTTTTGGAATTGCTCAAACCGGAAAAGCCTTTAGAAACGAGATTGTGGCAAGACAATTTATATTTCGTATGCGTGAATTTGAACAAATGGAAATGCAATTCTTTGTACGTCCAGGCGATGAAATGAAATGGTACGAACATTGGAAAGCGGCTAGGTTGAACTGGCATTTGTCTCTAGGTTTAGGAAAGGAAAATTACCGTTTTCACGATCATGAAAAATTAGCGCATTATGCAAATGCAGCGGCAGATATTGAATTTAATTTTCCATTTGGATTTAAAGAATTGGAAGGAATTCACTCTCGTACTGATTTTGATTTGAAAGCACACGAACAGTTTTCAGGTAGAAAATTACAATATTTTGATGGGGAATTGAATCAGAATTATGTTCCTTATGTGGTGGAAACTTCAGTAGGATTGGACAGAATGTTCTTGGCTGTTTTTGCAACTTCATTAAAAGAAGAAACATTGGAAGACGGATCTACAAGAACAGTATTGAAATTACCTTCTGTATTAGCTCCAACAAAAGCAGCTATTTTACCATTAGTAAAAAAAGATGGATTACCTGAAATTGCACATAAAATCGTAGATGATTTGAGGTGGGATTTCAATGTAGCCTATGATGAAAAAGATGCTGTAGGAAGACGTTATAGAAGACAAGATGCGCTGGGAACACCCTTTTGTATCACGGTCGATCATCAAACGATAGAGGACCAAACGGTAACGATTCGTCATAGAGATACGATGAAACAAGATCGTGTAAAAATCGCCGATTTGAAATCAATCATTGAGAATGAAGTTTCGATGAAAAACTGGTTAATGAAAATGTAA